The Salvelinus sp. IW2-2015 unplaced genomic scaffold, ASM291031v2 Un_scaffold5464, whole genome shotgun sequence genome has a segment encoding these proteins:
- the LOC139026674 gene encoding protein transport protein Sec23A-like, giving the protein MPQFSTIEYIVQRGPPTPLIFLYVVDTCLEEEDLQALKESLQMSLSLLPPNALVGLITFGRMVQVHELSCEGIAKSYVFRGTKELSSKQIQVSQ; this is encoded by the exons ATGCCACAGTTCTCAACCATTGAGTACATCGTGCAG CGCGGCCCCCCGACCCCGCTCATCTTCCTCTACGTGGTGGACACGTGTCTGGAGGAGGAGGACYTGCAGGCCCTGAAGGAGTCCCTGCAGATGTCCCTGTCCCTGCTGCCCCCCAACGCCCTGGTAGGCCTCATCACCTTCGGACGCATGGTGCAGGTCCACGAGCTGAGCTGCGAGGGCATTGCAAAGAGCTACGTGTTCAGAGGAACCAAGGAGCTTTCCTCCAAACAAATCCAGGTCAGTCAGTAA